One window of the Carnobacterium maltaromaticum DSM 20342 genome contains the following:
- the dprA gene encoding DNA-processing protein DprA — protein MKKETLRDQLVHFTLCQGIGATASIQMIAALIDQPTSSLYELSQLVGLSASKRTAFITSYHKINFEEIKKLYQKMHIGWVTILDDDYPDYLKHIYNPPAVLFYQGNKELLRKKMLAVVGARKNTLYGVRALKQILPGLIASDFLIVSGLATGIDYEAHQLTLELSGETIGVVGTGLDLCYPKENQDLQKKLAKEHLVISEYPLGTKPLKQHFPMRNRIISGLAIGTLVIEAAARSGSLITANLALAEGREVFALPGNITSSLSTGTNELISKGAKCVTKTEDILEEFYQ, from the coding sequence ATGAAAAAAGAAACATTACGAGACCAATTAGTTCACTTTACACTCTGTCAAGGCATCGGTGCTACGGCAAGCATTCAAATGATAGCGGCTTTAATTGATCAACCAACTAGTTCACTGTATGAGTTGAGTCAACTAGTTGGATTATCAGCATCTAAAAGAACCGCTTTTATTACAAGCTATCATAAAATTAATTTTGAAGAAATAAAAAAACTCTATCAAAAAATGCATATCGGTTGGGTAACTATTTTAGATGACGATTATCCAGATTATTTAAAGCATATTTACAATCCGCCAGCAGTTTTATTCTATCAGGGAAATAAAGAGTTATTACGAAAAAAAATGTTGGCTGTTGTTGGAGCACGAAAAAACACTTTATATGGAGTACGAGCTTTAAAACAAATTTTACCTGGTTTGATCGCCTCAGATTTTTTAATTGTCAGTGGTTTAGCTACGGGTATTGACTACGAAGCTCATCAATTAACACTAGAACTTTCTGGTGAAACAATCGGAGTCGTTGGCACAGGGCTTGATTTGTGTTATCCTAAGGAAAATCAGGATTTACAAAAGAAACTCGCTAAAGAACACCTGGTTATATCAGAATATCCACTTGGTACAAAGCCTTTAAAACAACATTTTCCAATGCGAAATCGAATTATTTCGGGTTTAGCAATTGGGACACTAGTGATAGAAGCTGCTGCAAGAAGTGGAAGTTTGATTACGGCAAATTTAGCTTTAGCAGAAGGGCGAGAAGTTTTTGCTCTACCAGGTAATATTACAAGTAGTTTGTCTACTGGAACGAATGAATTGATTTCCAAAGGAGCAAAATGTGTGACAAAAACGGAAGATATTTTAGAAGAATTTTATCAGTAA
- the hslV gene encoding ATP-dependent protease subunit HslV gives MTTFHATTIFAIKHNGKSAMAGDGQVTMGESVIMKGTARKVRRIYNGEVLVGFAGSVADAFTLEEKFEGKLNEYKGNLKRAAVELAQEWRTDRAMQKLEALLIVMNKDEMLMVSGGGEVIEPDDGILAIGSGGNYALSAGRALKKHGKHLSAQEIAQESLTVAADICVFTNHNIVVEEL, from the coding sequence ATGACAACTTTTCATGCAACAACGATATTTGCAATTAAGCACAACGGTAAATCAGCAATGGCTGGTGATGGCCAAGTGACAATGGGTGAATCTGTTATTATGAAAGGCACTGCTAGAAAGGTTCGCCGTATTTATAATGGCGAAGTTTTAGTTGGATTTGCTGGAAGTGTAGCGGATGCTTTTACCTTGGAAGAGAAATTTGAAGGTAAGTTAAATGAATATAAAGGAAATTTAAAACGTGCTGCAGTTGAATTGGCTCAAGAGTGGCGCACGGATCGGGCTATGCAAAAGTTAGAAGCTCTATTAATTGTTATGAATAAAGATGAAATGTTAATGGTCAGTGGTGGCGGTGAGGTCATTGAACCGGATGATGGTATTTTAGCTATCGGTTCTGGCGGAAATTACGCTTTATCTGCTGGTAGAGCATTGAAAAAACACGGCAAACATCTTTCTGCTCAAGAAATTGCGCAGGAAAGTTTAACGGTTGCTGCGGATATCTGTGTCTTTACAAATCATAATATTGTTGTTGAAGAATTATAA
- the topA gene encoding type I DNA topoisomerase, producing the protein MAYKYLVIVESPAKAKTIEKYLGKNYKVLASLGHIRDLPKSKMGVDVENNYEPHYISIRGKGDIIKDLKKHAKKAEKVFLAADPDREGEAIAWHLSFLLGLDIEDKNRVVFNEITKEAVKGAFKEPRSINMDLVDSQQARRILDRLVGYTISPILWKKVKKGLSAGRVQSVALKLIIDRENEITAFKPEEYWTIGGNFKKAAKKFKANFYGIDGKKKELKNTDDVQAVIKKLTSKDFEVTNVTKKERKRNPAVPFTTSSLQQEAARKLNFRTRKTMMVAQQLYEGISLGRGGAVGLITYMRTDSTRIADSAKAEAAEFIVKEYGKEYSATTFKKTKNAQGSQDAHEAIRPSSVLRTPAEIEKYLTKDQLKLYKLIWSRLVASQMTPAVFDTMRVDLLQNGVMFRANGQKIKFPGFTKVYIEGNDEGTEEKDNILPDMEKGDLVKSVDIEPKQHFTQPPARFTEATLIRSLEENGVGRPSTYAPTLETIQRRYYVKLQSKRFEPTELGGIVNTIIVEFFPQIVDIHFTADMEQQLDFVEEGKENWVGVIDRFYKPFEIEVAKAEEGIEKIQIKDEPAGFDCDLCGHPMVIKLGRYGKFYACSNFPECRNTKAIVKEIGVTCPVCKEGQVIERKSKKNRIFYGCDKYPECEFVSWDKPVGRDCPKCQHYLVEKKLKGGKQVVCSDCDYKEAVQK; encoded by the coding sequence TTGGCCTATAAATATTTAGTCATAGTAGAATCACCAGCTAAAGCAAAGACAATTGAAAAATATCTAGGAAAAAATTATAAGGTTCTAGCAAGTTTAGGACATATTCGTGACTTGCCAAAAAGTAAAATGGGGGTTGATGTAGAAAATAATTATGAACCTCATTACATCTCTATTCGTGGTAAAGGCGATATTATTAAAGACTTGAAAAAGCACGCTAAAAAAGCTGAAAAAGTTTTTCTCGCAGCCGATCCAGATAGGGAGGGGGAAGCCATTGCTTGGCATCTTTCTTTCTTACTCGGTTTAGATATCGAGGATAAAAATCGTGTTGTATTTAATGAAATCACTAAAGAAGCAGTAAAAGGTGCTTTTAAAGAACCACGGTCAATTAACATGGATTTAGTTGATTCACAACAAGCACGCCGAATTTTAGATCGTTTGGTAGGTTATACAATTAGTCCAATTTTATGGAAGAAAGTCAAAAAAGGCTTAAGTGCAGGTCGAGTTCAATCTGTTGCGCTGAAGTTAATCATTGATCGAGAAAATGAAATTACTGCTTTTAAGCCAGAAGAATATTGGACGATTGGTGGTAATTTTAAAAAAGCGGCTAAAAAATTTAAAGCCAATTTTTATGGTATTGATGGTAAGAAAAAAGAATTAAAAAATACGGATGATGTACAAGCAGTTATAAAAAAATTAACGTCCAAAGATTTTGAAGTAACAAATGTGACAAAAAAAGAACGTAAACGTAATCCAGCCGTTCCATTTACAACGAGTAGCTTGCAACAAGAAGCTGCACGTAAATTGAATTTCAGAACGCGGAAGACAATGATGGTTGCTCAACAATTATACGAAGGAATTTCACTAGGCCGTGGTGGTGCAGTTGGTTTAATTACTTATATGAGAACTGATTCAACTAGGATTGCTGACAGTGCGAAGGCTGAAGCGGCAGAATTTATTGTTAAAGAGTACGGAAAAGAGTATTCTGCGACAACCTTTAAGAAAACCAAAAATGCACAGGGCTCTCAAGATGCCCATGAAGCGATTCGTCCTTCAAGTGTTTTACGAACACCCGCTGAAATTGAAAAGTATTTAACGAAAGATCAATTAAAATTATATAAACTCATTTGGTCGAGATTAGTTGCTAGCCAAATGACACCCGCTGTCTTTGATACGATGCGCGTTGATTTGTTACAAAACGGGGTTATGTTTAGAGCCAATGGTCAAAAAATAAAATTCCCAGGATTTACAAAAGTTTATATTGAGGGCAATGATGAAGGTACTGAGGAAAAAGATAATATTTTACCTGATATGGAAAAAGGCGATTTAGTTAAATCAGTAGATATTGAGCCAAAACAACATTTTACTCAACCCCCTGCTCGATTTACAGAAGCTACCTTAATTCGTTCCCTAGAAGAAAATGGTGTTGGACGCCCATCAACATATGCTCCAACATTAGAAACAATTCAAAGACGTTACTATGTGAAGTTACAAAGTAAACGATTTGAACCAACAGAACTTGGCGGGATCGTGAATACAATTATTGTTGAATTCTTCCCTCAAATTGTTGATATTCATTTTACAGCAGATATGGAACAACAACTCGATTTTGTTGAAGAAGGAAAAGAAAACTGGGTTGGAGTTATCGACCGATTCTATAAACCTTTTGAAATAGAAGTTGCTAAAGCTGAAGAAGGTATTGAAAAAATTCAAATCAAAGATGAACCCGCTGGATTTGATTGTGATTTATGTGGCCATCCAATGGTGATTAAGTTAGGACGTTATGGGAAATTTTATGCATGTAGTAACTTCCCTGAGTGTCGTAATACTAAAGCTATTGTGAAAGAAATCGGTGTTACTTGTCCAGTCTGTAAAGAAGGACAAGTTATTGAACGTAAATCTAAAAAGAATCGAATCTTTTATGGCTGTGATAAATACCCTGAATGTGAGTTTGTTTCATGGGATAAACCAGTTGGAAGAGATTGTCCTAAGTGTCAACATTATTTAGTTGAGAAGAAACTTAAGGGCGGTAAACAAGTCGTATGTAGTGACTGTGATTATAAAGAAGCAGTTCAGAAATAA
- the trmFO gene encoding FADH(2)-oxidizing methylenetetrahydrofolate--tRNA-(uracil(54)-C(5))-methyltransferase TrmFO, whose amino-acid sequence MNNEQFVNVIGAGLAGSEAAFQIAERGVKVHLYEMRPVKNTEAHHSPNFAELVCTNSLRANQLTNAAGLLKEEMRQFNSLIIAAADATAIPAGGALAVDRDTFSKKVTDCLKNHPNITVYSEEVTTLPEGPTIIATGPLTSEALAKEISAFTESEGLYFYDAAAPIVDKNTIDMDKVYLKSRYDKGEAAYLNCPMTETEFNRFYDALVEAEVAPLKSFEKEKFFEGCMPVEVMAQRGRKTLLFGPMKPVGLEDPKTGRRPYAVVQLRQDDAAGSLYNLVGFQTHLKWGEQKRILQMIPGLEQAEIVRYGVMHRNTFMKSPDLLKQTYQSKKRSDLFFAGQMTGVEGYVESAASGLLAGINAAKLIKGEELLVLPTETTMGSMAHYITHADARYFQPMNANFGLFPPLPERIRDKNLRNTAYAERSLEIVANLKKIRSIQ is encoded by the coding sequence ATGAATAATGAACAATTTGTTAATGTGATTGGAGCAGGATTAGCAGGAAGTGAAGCTGCTTTTCAAATTGCAGAAAGAGGCGTGAAGGTCCACTTATATGAAATGCGGCCAGTAAAAAATACTGAAGCACATCACAGCCCTAATTTTGCAGAGCTAGTCTGTACCAATTCGTTAAGAGCCAATCAACTAACCAATGCAGCAGGCTTATTGAAAGAAGAAATGCGCCAATTCAATTCATTAATTATCGCAGCAGCTGATGCTACTGCGATTCCAGCAGGCGGGGCTTTAGCTGTGGATCGAGATACATTTTCAAAAAAAGTAACGGATTGCTTGAAAAATCACCCTAATATTACGGTTTATTCGGAAGAAGTCACGACCTTACCGGAAGGTCCCACTATCATTGCAACAGGTCCTTTAACTTCAGAGGCGTTAGCCAAGGAAATCTCTGCATTTACTGAATCTGAAGGGCTTTATTTTTATGATGCAGCAGCTCCAATTGTAGATAAAAACACCATCGATATGGATAAAGTCTATTTAAAATCACGCTATGATAAAGGTGAGGCAGCATACCTTAACTGCCCAATGACAGAAACAGAATTTAATCGGTTTTATGATGCTTTGGTGGAAGCTGAAGTTGCTCCTTTGAAATCTTTTGAAAAAGAAAAGTTTTTTGAAGGATGCATGCCTGTAGAAGTAATGGCTCAAAGAGGTCGGAAAACATTATTATTTGGTCCAATGAAACCTGTCGGGTTGGAAGATCCTAAAACAGGACGCAGGCCTTATGCCGTGGTCCAACTGCGCCAAGATGATGCTGCAGGGTCGTTATATAATTTAGTTGGTTTCCAAACTCATTTAAAATGGGGGGAACAAAAACGGATTTTACAAATGATTCCAGGTTTAGAACAAGCTGAAATCGTACGCTACGGTGTGATGCATCGCAATACTTTTATGAAATCGCCTGATTTATTAAAACAGACTTATCAATCTAAAAAACGTTCAGATTTATTCTTTGCAGGTCAAATGACAGGTGTAGAAGGCTATGTTGAGAGTGCCGCAAGTGGATTATTGGCTGGTATCAATGCAGCTAAGTTAATCAAAGGTGAGGAATTACTTGTTTTACCAACTGAAACAACGATGGGAAGTATGGCTCATTACATTACGCATGCCGATGCACGTTATTTTCAACCAATGAATGCCAATTTTGGTTTATTTCCACCTTTACCCGAAAGAATTCGCGATAAAAACCTACGAAATACAGCGTATGCAGAGCGTTCATTAGAAATAGTTGCAAATTTAAAGAAAATTCGCTCAATTCAGTAA
- the xerC gene encoding tyrosine recombinase XerC, giving the protein MKEDQWKKTFLQYLIIERHYSELTRKAYDEDISDFHDFLAETGEASFLAVELADVRIYLGVLNEKQYSRNTVSRKISSLRAFYQFLLKNEVVEENPFSYIHLKKKSLRLPRFFYEKEMESLFEAVKGDEPLDFRNEALLEVLYGTGIRVSECCGICLKDIDFELGILLVHGKGNKERYVPFGHYAEEAIRTYLKLGREVLMTKYGKQHDYLFINHHGDGITATGVEYVLNQVIKKSSLTSEIHPHMLRHTFATHLLNNGADMRTVQELLGHASLSSTQIYAHVTKEHLQKDYRAFHPRA; this is encoded by the coding sequence TTGAAAGAAGATCAGTGGAAAAAAACTTTTTTACAGTATTTAATCATTGAGCGCCACTATTCTGAATTAACTAGAAAAGCCTATGATGAAGATATCTCTGATTTTCATGATTTTTTGGCTGAAACCGGAGAGGCTTCTTTTTTGGCTGTTGAGTTAGCTGATGTTCGCATCTATTTAGGTGTTTTAAACGAAAAACAATACAGCCGTAATACCGTTTCCCGAAAAATATCGAGTTTACGTGCTTTTTATCAATTTCTTTTAAAAAATGAAGTCGTTGAAGAAAATCCTTTTTCGTATATTCACTTAAAGAAAAAATCCTTACGTTTGCCACGTTTTTTTTACGAAAAAGAAATGGAAAGTTTGTTTGAGGCTGTTAAAGGAGACGAACCACTGGATTTTCGGAACGAAGCACTTCTTGAAGTATTGTACGGAACAGGAATTCGAGTCAGTGAATGCTGTGGCATTTGCTTAAAGGATATTGATTTTGAATTAGGAATATTGTTAGTACACGGGAAAGGGAATAAAGAACGTTACGTTCCTTTTGGTCATTATGCAGAAGAGGCGATTCGAACTTATCTAAAGCTTGGCCGAGAGGTTTTAATGACAAAATATGGAAAACAGCATGACTATTTATTTATTAATCATCATGGAGATGGTATTACAGCAACAGGTGTGGAATATGTTCTCAATCAAGTTATTAAAAAAAGTAGTCTGACTTCTGAAATCCACCCACATATGCTGCGGCATACATTTGCAACACATTTGTTGAATAATGGAGCAGATATGCGGACAGTCCAAGAGTTGTTAGGTCATGCAAGTTTATCTTCAACTCAAATATATGCACATGTTACAAAAGAACATTTACAAAAAGATTACCGAGCTTTTCATCCACGAGCATAA
- the hslU gene encoding ATP-dependent protease ATPase subunit HslU: protein MMNTNMQMTPKEIVAELDKYIIGQHQAKKSVAVALRNRYRRMQLDEEMQREVTPKNMLMIGPTGVGKTEIARRLAQLVQAPFVKVEATKFTEVGYVGRDVESMVRDLVENAIKIVEKQQYSNVYTKAENKAVERLAKLLVPGIKKEKKKAESTNPFESMMNNMGMNMNQMAEEPEEEITEQISTNRKVIAQQIRDGLLDQRELTVEVEERKKTVNSPMNAGLEQMGIDLNDTLGALTPKRKVKRTVTVKEALELFIQEESSKLVNPEDIHSEAIRLAQNTGIIFIDEIDKITSKAGQSGEVSREGVQRDILPIVEGSQVSTKYGTIQTDHILFVASGAFHVSKPSDLIPELQGRFPIRVELDDLDASDFVKILTEPNNALVKQYVAMLGTENINVTFTFEAIERLAEIAYQVNHETDNIGARRLHTILEKLLEDLLFEAPDMHMGDITITESYVNDKIEHIVADKDLSRYIL from the coding sequence ATGATGAATACAAATATGCAAATGACTCCAAAAGAAATAGTTGCTGAATTGGATAAATACATTATTGGGCAACATCAAGCTAAAAAATCAGTCGCAGTTGCGCTACGTAATCGTTACCGTCGAATGCAATTGGATGAAGAAATGCAACGAGAAGTAACACCTAAAAATATGTTGATGATTGGGCCAACTGGTGTTGGTAAAACTGAAATTGCTCGTCGTTTGGCGCAATTAGTTCAAGCCCCTTTTGTAAAAGTTGAGGCTACTAAATTCACTGAAGTTGGGTATGTTGGTCGCGATGTAGAGTCAATGGTACGAGATTTAGTTGAAAATGCAATTAAAATTGTTGAAAAACAACAATATTCAAATGTATATACTAAAGCTGAGAACAAAGCTGTCGAACGATTGGCTAAACTGTTAGTTCCTGGTATTAAAAAGGAGAAGAAAAAAGCTGAATCAACCAATCCTTTTGAAAGCATGATGAATAATATGGGAATGAATATGAACCAAATGGCAGAGGAGCCTGAAGAGGAAATCACTGAACAGATTTCAACCAATCGTAAGGTTATTGCGCAACAAATTCGTGATGGATTGCTAGACCAACGTGAATTGACTGTAGAGGTTGAGGAACGTAAGAAAACAGTTAACTCACCAATGAATGCTGGTTTAGAGCAGATGGGTATTGATTTAAACGATACTTTAGGTGCTTTAACGCCAAAACGTAAAGTAAAGCGGACAGTAACGGTGAAAGAAGCTTTGGAATTGTTTATTCAAGAAGAATCATCTAAGTTAGTCAATCCAGAAGATATTCATTCAGAAGCGATTCGATTAGCTCAAAATACTGGGATTATTTTTATTGATGAGATTGATAAGATTACATCTAAAGCTGGGCAAAGTGGTGAAGTTTCTCGTGAAGGTGTACAACGTGATATTTTACCTATTGTTGAAGGCTCACAAGTTAGTACAAAATATGGCACGATTCAAACAGATCATATCTTATTCGTAGCTTCTGGTGCGTTCCATGTTTCGAAACCAAGCGATTTAATTCCAGAATTACAAGGACGTTTTCCAATCCGAGTGGAACTTGATGATTTAGATGCTAGTGATTTTGTTAAAATTTTAACTGAACCAAATAATGCGTTGGTTAAACAATATGTGGCGATGCTGGGTACTGAGAATATCAACGTGACCTTTACTTTTGAAGCAATCGAACGTTTAGCTGAAATTGCCTATCAAGTGAACCATGAAACAGATAATATCGGCGCTAGACGCTTGCACACGATTCTTGAAAAATTATTAGAAGATTTATTATTTGAAGCACCAGATATGCACATGGGGGATATTACCATTACAGAAAGCTATGTAAATGATAAAATAGAACATATTGTTGCAGATAAAGATTTAAGTCGTTACATTTTATAA
- a CDS encoding ribonuclease HII, producing MEKKQTIKEIKTILASITDANDPRLIELKNDERKGTINAIKSWEKAQNKLVALEVKHQEMLAYELAVWQDGRNYIAGIDEVGRGPLAGPVVAAAVILPHDFHVLEINDSKQLSESKRDELFDKIKDSALAIGIGIKDEGIIDQVNIYEATKLAMIEAVENLTIDPEHLLIDAMALDLPIPQSKIIKGDTKSLSIAAASIIAKVTRDRMMKEYAKMYPGYGFEKNAGYGTKVHLAGLDAQGITPIHRKSFSPVKELVLETTE from the coding sequence ATGGAAAAAAAGCAAACAATTAAAGAAATTAAAACCATTTTAGCTAGCATTACGGATGCAAATGATCCTCGTTTAATCGAGTTGAAAAATGATGAACGCAAAGGAACTATTAATGCGATTAAAAGTTGGGAAAAAGCACAAAATAAACTAGTTGCTCTTGAAGTTAAACATCAAGAGATGCTGGCTTATGAGCTAGCTGTTTGGCAAGATGGCCGGAATTATATTGCTGGAATTGATGAGGTTGGACGTGGTCCATTAGCAGGTCCAGTTGTGGCGGCAGCTGTTATTTTGCCTCATGATTTTCATGTATTAGAAATCAATGATTCAAAACAGCTTTCAGAAAGTAAACGTGATGAGTTATTTGATAAAATTAAAGACTCAGCTTTAGCCATTGGTATAGGCATAAAAGACGAAGGTATTATTGATCAAGTCAACATTTATGAAGCAACGAAATTAGCAATGATTGAAGCTGTTGAAAATCTAACAATTGATCCAGAACATTTGCTTATTGATGCGATGGCCCTTGATTTACCAATCCCGCAAAGTAAAATTATTAAAGGGGATACAAAAAGTTTATCCATTGCTGCAGCAAGTATTATTGCGAAAGTTACACGTGATCGGATGATGAAAGAATACGCTAAAATGTATCCTGGTTATGGTTTTGAAAAGAATGCGGGATATGGAACAAAAGTTCATTTAGCTGGTTTAGATGCACAAGGTATTACACCTATTCATCGTAAATCTTTTTCACCGGTGAAAGAGCTGGTGTTAGAAACAACTGAATAG
- the ylqF gene encoding ribosome biogenesis GTPase YlqF produces the protein MTIQWFPGHMAKARREVSEKLKLVDIVFELVDARIPLSSRNPILDELIGEKPRVIILNKSDLADERQTKAWVNYFKEQGISAVPIVAQEGKGMQNVMSEAKLLLKEKFDRMRSKGINPRAIRAMSIGIPNVGKSTLINRFIKRNIAKTGNKPGVTKGQQWLKLGKELELLDTPGILWPKFEDPEIGKKLALTGAIKDTLLQMDDIALFGLDVMRTYYPNQLAKRYSLTKEELVLELPELLILISEKRGFREDYSRASEMIVFEIRSGRLGRYTLDQAPVTLPTEGLENE, from the coding sequence ATGACAATTCAATGGTTTCCAGGACATATGGCAAAAGCACGACGTGAGGTTTCAGAAAAATTAAAATTAGTTGATATTGTTTTTGAATTGGTGGATGCACGCATTCCTTTATCAAGTCGTAATCCAATTTTAGATGAATTAATCGGAGAGAAGCCTCGTGTCATTATTTTGAATAAAAGTGATTTAGCTGATGAGCGTCAAACAAAAGCCTGGGTAAATTATTTTAAGGAACAAGGAATCTCAGCTGTACCAATCGTAGCCCAAGAAGGTAAAGGTATGCAAAATGTGATGTCTGAGGCCAAGTTACTATTAAAAGAAAAATTTGACCGTATGCGTAGTAAAGGCATTAACCCTCGAGCAATACGAGCGATGAGTATAGGCATTCCAAACGTTGGGAAATCAACATTAATTAATCGTTTTATCAAAAGAAATATTGCGAAGACAGGAAATAAACCTGGCGTAACTAAAGGGCAACAATGGTTGAAATTAGGCAAAGAGCTTGAGCTATTAGATACTCCTGGAATTTTATGGCCTAAATTTGAAGACCCAGAAATCGGAAAAAAATTAGCTTTGACAGGTGCAATAAAAGATACCCTTTTACAAATGGATGATATTGCCTTATTTGGATTAGATGTAATGCGAACGTATTACCCAAACCAACTTGCTAAACGTTATAGTTTGACAAAGGAAGAATTGGTTTTAGAGTTGCCAGAGTTATTGATTTTAATTAGTGAGAAGCGTGGCTTTAGAGAAGATTATTCTAGAGCAAGTGAAATGATTGTTTTTGAAATTAGAAGTGGTCGATTGGGGCGCTACACATTAGATCAAGCGCCAGTTACATTGCCAACAGAAGGATTGGAAAATGAGTAA
- the lepB gene encoding signal peptidase I: protein MAKTNYSDTSFDEIENFEPRSRKYPSKQSGKNKKGKKNKRNEIVSTFGYIIVALVIALLVRQFLFAPVSVDGESMMPTLKDGDRIVLNKFEKIDRFDIVVFPGPDDPSRLYIKRVIGLPGDEITIQDDILYINGKKVDEPYLDVFKAKLKENQLLTGDFTLMGKTGESKVPEGEYFVMGDNRSNSKDSRIFGFVHADKIDGTAEFRIWPLTDFGFIKAREK, encoded by the coding sequence ATGGCAAAAACAAATTATTCAGACACTAGTTTTGATGAAATCGAAAATTTTGAACCAAGAAGTAGAAAGTATCCTTCTAAACAAAGTGGAAAAAATAAAAAAGGGAAGAAAAATAAACGCAATGAAATTGTTAGTACCTTTGGTTACATTATTGTAGCTTTAGTCATTGCTTTATTAGTTAGACAATTTTTATTTGCTCCAGTCAGTGTAGATGGAGAATCAATGATGCCAACTTTAAAAGATGGTGATCGAATTGTTTTAAATAAATTCGAAAAAATTGACCGCTTTGATATCGTTGTATTTCCAGGACCGGATGATCCTTCAAGATTGTATATTAAACGTGTTATTGGTTTGCCTGGGGATGAAATCACTATTCAAGATGACATTTTGTACATTAATGGTAAAAAAGTAGATGAACCTTATTTAGATGTATTTAAAGCTAAATTAAAAGAGAACCAATTGTTAACAGGCGATTTCACTTTAATGGGTAAAACAGGGGAATCTAAGGTTCCTGAAGGTGAATATTTTGTGATGGGGGATAATCGCTCCAATTCAAAAGATAGTCGGATTTTTGGTTTTGTCCATGCTGATAAAATAGATGGAACAGCCGAATTTAGAATATGGCCATTGACTGATTTTGGCTTTATTAAGGCTCGTGAAAAATAA
- the lepB gene encoding signal peptidase I codes for MENKIWRDHLWDWFKAFLLAVCVAVALRYFILLPITVQGSSMIPTLHQGDQMIVESISKMRRFDVIVFQDSSNRTLVKRIIGLPGDTIVYKEDQLYVNDKKVSEPFLKNSLVEKAGETWTSDFDLEQLTGTNKIPKNSYFVLGDNRRSSNDSRAFGFVDEKDIIGKTNFIYYPMKRAGFIN; via the coding sequence ATGGAAAATAAAATTTGGCGAGACCATCTGTGGGATTGGTTTAAAGCATTCCTTTTAGCTGTTTGTGTGGCCGTTGCGTTGCGCTATTTCATTCTATTGCCAATCACGGTACAAGGTTCATCAATGATTCCAACATTGCACCAAGGTGATCAAATGATTGTTGAATCAATATCTAAAATGAGACGTTTTGATGTCATTGTTTTTCAAGATTCTTCTAATCGCACATTAGTTAAACGAATTATTGGTTTACCAGGAGACACAATTGTCTATAAAGAGGATCAGCTATATGTCAATGACAAAAAAGTAAGTGAACCTTTCTTGAAAAATAGCTTAGTTGAAAAAGCTGGTGAAACGTGGACATCCGATTTTGATTTAGAACAATTAACAGGCACAAATAAAATACCTAAGAATAGCTATTTTGTTTTAGGTGATAATCGTAGATCAAGTAATGATAGTCGAGCATTTGGCTTTGTAGATGAAAAGGATATTATTGGTAAAACAAATTTTATTTACTATCCTATGAAACGAGCCGGTTTTATTAATTGA